In Ostrea edulis chromosome 4, xbOstEdul1.1, whole genome shotgun sequence, a single window of DNA contains:
- the LOC125668019 gene encoding cadherin-23-like: protein MYLTVLHLILILGCLPTGLNATNNPPTLLDFNRYIFVKENFSINASLGILSAWDLDGPMEIRFTIKDEVTRNLVRLSEHFGESTENRSVEIILIKELDRDHEPSDRKLYFNLADGEGSSANNLPVQVTIFISDVNDEVPEFVSLRYKESVYENAAVGTTVIRVSARDPDNGLGGTVSYSMEPVAQAADELYKNAFRIDRDTGDIIINSSLDFEQHNFYEFVIKAKDGFGNASTSNADFVVTVLDVQDTPPSFFNLPYSIAVQEDKAVGERVLQVTALDGDRGVPNGIKYTFVAGDYQNFNVDSNTGWITIKTELDRDAASVQDSGGVYAMYVKAQEIMSGVNYGNTTATTLVTISVSDVNDNTPAFNHNNYTATIQENMQNGVPVIFTANTIMSVNDIDQGLNSYFEITLEKDGQPFYDFAPLPKEVFSESSILIRVNNSVDLDYEKRRTATFDVIARELRTNPKRSSSVRMTVHILDVNDNQPQFHNSSYSAQIAENSPPGTTFITLKATDLDSEVYGEITYSVRGGNGRFGIHNKTGDVYNTETLDREKINEYYITVEAKDGGGFRTTVELNVRVMDTNDNRPLFTREAYFASLKEGATSFIRELKLEALDLDEGINSRVLYSIYHIEPHFPNTFVIDNITGVVRLTRTLDYEQLTHSGQVLLEIQACDQGGPSLCSNINVTIDVEDENDNPPIFNQTMYQVSIYENATIGSSAVKVDAYDLDGTAPNNEFVFRIESASIDKFRVNFRTGEVMVESDLDHEQKSSYSLNISATDRGSVSLEGYCLVNINVLDVNDEVPYFETRSQSKTIPENMSTGSPIVTITAVDTDSNPRLRYEILQDSILATDEEGRDVNVTANNIQNYFDIEDTTGIVFVKSELDRETAEKVELKILVRDLNGWHPSADQQTATATLTVTLQDVNDNHPLFLPGPEYHVNVSEGREINDLVLTVSAVDQDKKQSITYSIGQDSINSFQINNPSIGTVTLRQQLDYENNHVVSFTVTATDSGSPALTSTATVSVSLIDINDNTPVFQPHATQYSIEENSPNGTVVGSIIATDQDSGRFGDIFYTLQVTNDDHSLTIDSKTGTIFVLTPLDREVREEYILYVTATDNINGNPNQQRSERTGAIFVKVTDVNDNHPVINNVGTIPKTVVENSQNNSIVEVISASDADIGANAELEFSLLSGLANVSDSWFYITTQYNNDIKNNEGVLRTRRSLLGNVGMYFITVKVEDKGTPTRLSSNMTLLIEVVESNENLNQPQFVVPKGPIATLQIKEQQAIGTTVIQVSATDADHGKNAEVHYYLAPEKDYTKFQIHKDTGLLTTRQVLDREQQAVFEIKIIANDSGIINVLENSITIFVQLLDIDDQEPEFPRRPDMEPYVLGPVPEEHSMEFCGTVDVAIDRDSHVNNSLIFYYIIGGDLMDHFYLNQTGELYLMKAVDRDGDVTGTPINFINLIIWATPLGYLNIDKYSTAEGSQRLTAPSLEMRPPDDYDTSNTTQLWVLVTINDINDHPPKFRNQNLSVGITRKTQFQETIFTFSDEVTDLDSGNNSVHTFHLMSLTIHPEGLRNALSSDPLSLSSDGVVRTNTIFQSDMSGYILMEVSAQDSDGKMANASLRISLINDDQRVKVIYRMNPMQVRKFSEDFRSKLEKITNYHIVVDKIQTHENSEGKPEADKTDMFIHGEVIKPFRIVAAAELLSKIDGEASALVPILNEYNILQIVSAVQKTEEEDSNRLLIMGLILLAIILGIPCIVMAIVIFLITKSYQRKLKAATAMVYGQENDMQKAKLPGTNLHAYENANPIFLEKVLSQESQDFDDTDSVDNNAVDAAVPQTVDTQEVSMTFKSDNHIDPLQYATVKNISAVISSQENGYGHRNPLFSTFNGDTPKPNMINGLQASDI from the exons GCCTAAATGCAACCAATAATCCACCAACTCTTCTGGACTTCAACAGATACATCTTTGTCAAGGAGAACTTTTCAATAA ATGCTAGCCTTGGAATTTTGTCTGCATGGGATTTAGATGGACCCATGGAAATCCGATTTACAATTAAAGATGAAGTAACAAGAAACCTGGTGCGCTTGAGTGAGCATTTCGGAGAAAGCACAGAGAATAGATCAGTGGAGatcattttaatcaaagaacTAGATAGGGACCAT GAACCATCAGACAGAAAGCTGTATTTCAATCTGGCCGATGGAGAGGGCTCCAGCGCTAACAAT TTACCAGTACAAGTGACAATATTCATTAGTGATGTCAACGATGAAGTGCCCGAGTTTGTCAGTCTGCGTTATAAGGAGTCTGTGTATGAG AATGCAGCAGTGGGAACCACGGTGATAAGAGTTTCCGCCCGGGACCCTGACAATGGTTTGGGGGGCACCGTGTCCTACTCCATGGAG CCTGTAGCTCAG GCAGCAGATGAGCTTTACAAAAATGCCTTCCGTATAGACAGAGACACTGGAGATATCATCATCAACTCGTCCCTGGACTTTGAGCAGCACAATTTCTATGAGTTTGTTATCAAAGCAAAA GATGGCTTTGGCAATGCGAGTACGAGCAATGCAGACTTTGTGGTGACTGTTCTAGATGTACAAGACACGCCCCCTTCTTTCTTCAATTTACCATATAGCATTGCAGTGCAAGAGGACAAAGCAGTG GGTGAGCGAGTCCTTCAGGTAACAGCATTAGATGGAGACAGAGGAGTTCCGAATGGCATCAAATACACATTTGTTGCAG GTGATTATCAGAATTTCAATGTTGACTCAAACACTGGTTGGATCACCATCAAAACAGAACTAGATCGAGACGCAGCCTCGGTACAAGACAGCGGTGGGGTGTACGCCATGTATGTCAAG GCCCAAGAAATTATGTCTGGGGTAAACTATGGAAACACCACAGCAACCACTTTGGTAACAATATCTGTGTCAGATGTCAACGACAACACGCCAGCATTCAACCATAACAATTACACAGCTACAATTCAGGAGAATATGCAGAATGGGGTGCCTGTCATCTTCACTGCCAATACCATCATGTCTGTCAACGACATCGATCAG GGACTGAACAGTTACTTTGAAATCACTCTGGAAAAGGATGGCCAGCCTTTCTATGACTTTGCACCCTTACCAAAGGAAGTCTTCTCCGAGTCCTCCATTTTGATCCGAGTGAATAATTCAGTAGACCTTGATTATGAGAAGAGGAGAACAGCTACATTTGAT GTAATTGCTAGGGAGCTGCGGACCAATCCAAAGAGAAGTAGTTCAGTCAGGATGACCGTCCACATACTCGATGTCAATGATAACCAGCCACAGTTTCACAACTCTTCCTATTCAGCACAGATTGCAGAAAACTCTCCCCCTGGGACTACGTTCATAACATTAAAG GCAACAGATCTGGACTCGGAAGTGTATGGAGAAATCACATACTCTGTAAGGGGAGGAAATGGAAG ATTCGGAATCCACAATAAAACTGGGGATGTATATAACACCGAGACCTTAGACCGGGAGAAAATCAATGAATATTACATTACTGTGGAAGCTAAAGATGGCGGGGGATTCCGAACGACGGTAGAACTGAATGTCAGAGTAATGGACACGAATGACAACAGACCACTCTTCACTAGGGAAGCTTACTTCGCCTCACTGAAGGAAGGTGCAACCTCATTTATCAGAGAACTCAAGCTGGAG GCTTTAGATCTGGACGAGGGCATCAATAGCCGTGTCCTGTACTCTATATACCACATAGAACCACACTTCCCAAACACCTTTGTGATAGACAACATTACTGGTGTGGTCAGACTGACCAGGACACTGGACTATGAGCAGCTGACCCACAGTGGTCAAGTACTGCTGGAGATCCAGGCCTGTGACCAGGGAGGTCCATCGCTGTGTTCAAACATCAATGTTACCATCGATGTTGAG GATGAAAATGACAATCCACCTATTTTCAATCAAACTATGTACCAAGTCAGTATTTACGAAAATGCCACCATTGGATCATCAGCCGTGAAAGTAGACGCATATGATTTAGACGGAACGGCCCCGAACAATGAATTTGTTTTCCGTATTGAAAGTGCGTCTATAGACAAGTTCAGAGTAAACTTCAGAACGGGAGAAGTGATGGTGGAATCGGATCTAGATCATGAGCAGAAATCTTCCTATTCCCTGAATATTTCTGCTACAGATCGAGGTTCAGTGTCATTGGAGGGCTATTGTcttgtaaatataaatgtattggaTGTAAATGATGAGGTGCCATATTTTGAAACACGGTCACAGTCTAAAACTATCCCAGAAAACATGTCTACTGGGTCACCCATTGTAACAATAACGGCTGTGGATACAGATAGCAACCCGAGACTTAGATATGAGATTCTGCAGGACTCAATCCTGGCCACTGACGAAGAGGGTAgagatgtgaatgtcacagcTAACAACATTCAG AATTACTTTGATATAGAGGATACAACTGGTATTGTGTTTGTAAAATCTGAGCTGGACAGAGAAACAGCAGAAAAAGTAGAGCTAAAAATTCTTGTCCGAGACCTCAACGGATGGCACCCATCAGCCGATCAACAAACTGCAACTG CCACATTGACAGTGACATTACAGGATGTCAATGACAATCACCCACTATTTCTCCCTGGGCCGGAGTATCATGTGAATGTTTCTGAGGGGAGGGAGATCAACGACTTGGTGCTCACTGTATCAGCTGTGGACCAGGATAAGAAACAGTCCATCACTTATAGTATAGGACAGGATTCTATCAACTCATTCCAAATCAACAATCCCAGTATTG GAACTGTGACTCTGAGGCAGCAGTTGGACTATGAAAACAATCATGTTGTAAGCTTCACAGTGACAGCTACAGATTCTGGTAGTCCTGCTCTAACATCGACTGCCACTGTCTCAGTCTCGCTGATTGACATCAATGATAATACACCAGTGTTTCAACCACACGCAACACAGTATTCAATAGAGGAAAATTCTCCCAATGGCACAGTTGTGGGAAGCATTATTGCAACAGATCAAGACAGTGGGAGGTTTGGAGACATCTTCTACACCCTGCAAGTCACAAATGATGACCACAGTCTCACTATTGACTCTAAAACA GGCACTATTTTTGTCCTGACGCCATTGGATAGGGAAGTAAGAGAGGAATACATTCTGTATGTCACAGCCACAGACAACATCAACGGCAACCCTAACCAGCAACGCTCAGAGAGAACGGGGGCGATATTTGTCAAAGTGACAGACGTCAACGACAATCATCCAGTCATAAATAACGTTGGAACCATTCCAAAAACGGTTGTGGAGAATTCTCAGAACAATAGTATCGTGGAAGTGATATCAGCCAGCGACGCAGACATTGGAGCGAATGCTGAGTTAGAATTCTCACTACTGTCTGGACTCGCTAATGTCAGTGACAGCTGGTTCTACATCACCACGCAGTATAACAATGATATCAAGAACAATGAGGGAGTCCTTCGCACCAGGAGATCCTTACTAGGAAATGTAGGGATGTATTTTATTACAGTCAAAGTTGAAGACAAAGGAACGCCTACACGTCTGTCCTCCAACATGACTCTTTTAATAGAAGTCGTCGAATCCAATGAAAATCTTAATCAGCCTCAATTTGTGGTCCCAAAGGGGCCTATTGCTACCCTGCAAATTAAGGAG CAACAAGCAATTGGTACTACTGTGATACAGGTTAGTGCTACCGATGCTGACCACGGTAAAAACGCTGAAGTACATTACTATCTGGCACCGGAGAAAGACTACACAAAATTCCAGATACACAAGGACACTGGCCTGTTGACCACTAGACAGGTGCTGGACAGAGAACAGCAGGCTGTGTTTGAG ATCAAGATCATTGCCAATGACAGTGGTATTATAAATGTCCTGGAGAACTCCATAACAATCTTTGTCCAACTCTTGGACATTGATGACCAGGAACCCGAGTTTCCACGACGACCAGACATGGAGCCATACGTCTTGGGACCAGTTCCTGAGGAACACTCCATGGAATTCTGTGGTACTGTGGATGTGGCCATAGACCGAGACAGCCATGTCAACAACAGTCTCATCTTCTATTATATTATAG GTGGAGATCTGATGGATCATTTCTACCTCAACCAAACAGGCGAGTTGTATTTAATGAAAGCTGTTGACAGAGATGGCGACGTGACCGGAACGCCCATTAATTTTATAAACTTAATCATTTGGGCCACTCCATTGGGATACCTCAACATTGACAAATACTCCACAGCAGAAGGAAGCCAGAGACTAACAGCTCCCTCGTTAGAAATGCGACCGCCCGACGATTATGATACGAGCAACACAACTCAGTTGTGGGTTCTCGTTACCATAAATGATATTAATGACCACCCACCAAAGTTCAGGAATCAGAACCTTAGTGTAGGAATCACCAGAAAAACTCAGTTCCAGGagacaatatttacattcagt GATGAAGTAACAGACTTGGACTCGGGAAACAATTCTGTTCACACGTTCCACTTGATGTCCCTCACAATTCATCCCGAGGGTCTAAGGAATGCATTGTCCAGTGATCCACTGAGTCTGTCTAGTGACGGAGTTGTCAGGACCAACACTATATTCCAGTCTGATATGTCAGGTTATATTCTAATGGAAGTCAGTGCCCAAGACAGTGATGGAAAAATGGCTAATGCCTCATTAAGG ATTTCCTTGATTAACGATGATCAAAGAGTTAAAGTAATCTATAGAATGAATCCAATGCAAGTGAGAAAATTTTCAGAGGATTTCAGAAG TAAACTGGAGAAAATAACAAATTACCATATTGTTGTGGATAAGATCCAGACCCATGAGAATTCGGAAGGAAAGCCAGAGGCTGATAA GACTGATATGTTCATTCATGGAGAAGTCATTAAGCCATTCAGAATTGTCGCTGCTGCTGAACTATTAAG TAAAATTGATGGAGAAGCCTCAGCACTGGTGCCCATTTTGAATGAATACAACATTCTACAAATTGTG TCCGCAGTTCAGAAGACAGAGGAGGAAGACTCGAACCGACTACTTATCATGGGGTTGATCTTGCTGGCCATCATTTTGGGAATTCCATGTATTGTCATGGCGATAGTTATATTCTTAATTACAAAGTC GTATCAAAGAAAACTGAAGGCAGCCACTGCCATGGTATATG GACAGGAGAATGATATGCAAAAGGCCAAGCTGCCTGGAACAAACCTGCATGCCTATGAGAA TGCCAATCCTATTTTCTTGGAGAAAGTATTATCACAAGAATCACAAGACTTTGA TGACACTGATTCCGTGGACAACAACGCAGTGGACGCTGCTGTCCCCCAGACAGTGGACACACAGGAGGTGTCCATGACATTTAAATCCGACAATCATATAGACCCTCTTCAGTACGCAACAGTCAAAAATATCAGTGCTGTGATAAGTTCCCAGGAAAACGGCTATGGCCACAGAAATCCACTGTTTTCAACATTTAATGGAGATACTCCAAAACCAAATATGATTAACGGTTTGCAAGCTTCTGACATTTAA